Proteins from a genomic interval of Flammeovirgaceae bacterium SG7u.111:
- a CDS encoding two-component regulator propeller domain-containing protein, translating to MDDGLAANYVNGFVQDGRGYMWIYGGSFLSRYDGYEIVQYKKEHKGKWLVGNINSTCIDSNGELWVLSAILSKYDQSVDSFAIVETYVGLDGEEHKIQGNGFSNLVKSPDGSVLINNNRGKILKYYLEQGVAKEIQLPLPPEIKPKKNEHPRAVFVDGDGTLWYKLSNTSFLVKCGKYNKTTKIDYKHLGYGNMPIREMVDDITGENLLFTSALNIDCFFVLNKKDHTIRKIRHYTGDQTAEKEIDITGIVPYDENIVLVGYKRNMGLKAINIQTGEQQLFEHDINFPNSLTSNHVLNLYRSPDGLIWIATQYGGANILDLNLKPFKLYRKQGFDLENSLSDNMITSYLEGQDGTIWIGTDQGGLNKFDPETGKFKHYIHDPKDKHSISAKQAIGMAETEDGMIWIGTWSGGLNKFNPKTGKFKAYRANDDKPEGLACDHVWQVAVSTDNQVWVGYNFCGNNGVAFSKFDPKTEKFTHFYSKKGKGNFPPAKGAEVLYADPYNNLWVGVRGFMYKYDIKRDGFIFFEDLSAKLNIACFLSEDEDRIWLGTKESGLFLFDQKTKNIKIYDVENNGLPSNSIRAIQKDKEGNLWLGTSNGLSKFNPQTGAVSNYGVKDKMQSKSFDDGSMYTSTGEMYFGGVKGLNVFRPEEIKVNNNIPPVHITKFNLFNKEVSFKDENSPLKGDISTLKELVLTHEQNIFSFELTALNFTNTDENQYAYMLEGFEKNWNYIGENRQATYTNIGAGEYVFRAKAANNEGIWNENGVTLKVTILPPWWETWWFRTLVGLIVVGGSVAFYKYRMHTIKKQKRVLELKVEERTSELQVANEEMAQQAEELEQQRDYLQDANESISKKNDMITASINYAQRIQQAILPMEEELSGQFDDHFVLFRPRDVVSGDFYWMHESEEATFIAVVDCTGHGVPGAFMSMIGSSLLNRIVGEMKITDPANILKVLHKNVVKALRQEATYNRDGMDMALCAIYKGGAKGKVVFAGAKSSLFVQQPTKESVDEYISSRMSVGGSKAEKLSFESEEFMFDQGTVLYLTTDGYIDQHRASDRRRLGRKRLREQLEKVKGKNLVCQKELLENYLIEYMGDEPQRDDIALIGIRL from the coding sequence GTGGATGATGGGCTTGCGGCAAACTACGTGAATGGCTTTGTACAAGATGGGAGAGGGTATATGTGGATATATGGGGGTAGTTTTTTGAGCAGGTATGATGGGTATGAAATAGTACAATACAAAAAAGAACATAAAGGTAAGTGGTTAGTCGGAAACATTAACAGCACTTGTATTGATTCTAATGGTGAACTTTGGGTTTTGTCGGCAATATTATCCAAGTACGATCAGTCAGTAGATAGTTTCGCTATAGTCGAAACCTATGTAGGACTAGATGGGGAAGAACATAAGATACAGGGAAATGGATTTTCAAACTTGGTAAAAAGCCCCGATGGCAGTGTGCTCATCAACAATAATCGAGGAAAAATATTAAAGTATTATTTAGAACAAGGAGTGGCAAAGGAAATACAATTGCCTCTCCCTCCAGAGATCAAACCGAAAAAAAATGAACATCCAAGAGCCGTTTTTGTAGATGGTGATGGCACTCTTTGGTATAAATTATCCAATACCTCATTTTTGGTGAAATGTGGAAAATATAATAAAACCACTAAAATCGACTATAAACATCTGGGCTATGGAAATATGCCAATCAGAGAAATGGTCGATGACATTACTGGAGAAAACTTGCTCTTTACTTCGGCTCTCAACATAGACTGTTTTTTTGTTTTAAATAAAAAAGACCATACCATAAGGAAAATCAGGCATTATACAGGAGACCAGACAGCCGAAAAAGAAATTGATATCACTGGTATCGTCCCTTATGACGAAAACATTGTCTTAGTCGGGTATAAAAGAAATATGGGACTGAAAGCGATTAATATACAAACCGGTGAGCAGCAGCTTTTTGAGCATGATATAAACTTCCCCAACAGTCTTACAAGTAATCATGTTTTAAACTTATACCGCTCACCCGATGGGCTCATCTGGATAGCCACCCAGTATGGTGGTGCCAACATCTTGGACCTTAATTTAAAACCTTTCAAGTTATACAGGAAACAGGGTTTCGATCTTGAAAATAGCCTGAGTGATAATATGATCACTTCTTATTTGGAGGGTCAGGATGGGACAATATGGATTGGTACTGACCAAGGTGGGCTTAATAAATTTGATCCAGAAACGGGCAAATTCAAGCATTACATACATGACCCAAAAGATAAGCACAGTATTTCGGCCAAACAAGCGATCGGTATGGCAGAAACAGAAGACGGGATGATCTGGATTGGTACATGGAGCGGTGGATTAAATAAGTTTAACCCTAAAACGGGTAAGTTCAAAGCCTATAGGGCAAATGATGATAAACCAGAAGGATTGGCGTGCGACCATGTATGGCAAGTAGCGGTCAGCACAGACAATCAAGTTTGGGTCGGCTATAACTTTTGTGGGAATAATGGTGTCGCTTTTTCCAAGTTCGATCCCAAAACCGAGAAGTTTACACATTTTTATAGCAAGAAAGGGAAGGGAAACTTCCCGCCTGCAAAGGGGGCAGAGGTTCTTTACGCAGATCCTTATAATAATCTTTGGGTTGGCGTTCGAGGTTTTATGTATAAATATGACATAAAGAGGGATGGGTTTATTTTTTTCGAAGACTTATCAGCCAAGCTAAACATAGCATGTTTTTTATCAGAGGATGAAGACAGGATTTGGCTGGGAACAAAGGAATCTGGTTTATTTTTGTTTGATCAAAAGACCAAAAACATCAAAATTTACGATGTTGAAAATAATGGATTACCGAGCAATTCGATTAGAGCCATCCAAAAGGACAAAGAGGGTAATCTATGGTTAGGAACATCGAATGGACTATCTAAATTTAACCCTCAAACAGGGGCTGTATCAAACTATGGAGTGAAAGATAAGATGCAAAGCAAAAGCTTTGACGATGGTTCTATGTATACGAGTACTGGAGAGATGTATTTTGGTGGGGTAAAAGGGTTGAATGTTTTCAGACCAGAAGAAATTAAAGTTAATAACAACATTCCTCCTGTGCATATTACTAAGTTTAACCTGTTCAATAAAGAAGTCTCTTTTAAAGATGAAAACTCTCCTCTTAAAGGAGATATCAGTACGCTGAAGGAGCTTGTGCTAACCCATGAGCAAAATATTTTCAGCTTTGAACTCACTGCCTTGAACTTTACCAATACTGATGAAAATCAGTATGCCTATATGTTAGAAGGGTTTGAAAAGAATTGGAATTATATTGGGGAAAATAGACAGGCAACCTATACGAATATTGGTGCAGGAGAGTATGTGTTTAGGGCAAAGGCAGCTAACAATGAAGGGATTTGGAACGAAAATGGTGTCACTCTAAAGGTTACGATCTTGCCCCCTTGGTGGGAAACTTGGTGGTTTAGAACATTAGTCGGGTTGATCGTAGTTGGTGGTTCAGTTGCTTTTTATAAGTATAGAATGCACACCATTAAAAAACAAAAAAGGGTTTTGGAGCTTAAAGTTGAAGAGAGGACTTCTGAGCTACAAGTAGCCAATGAGGAAATGGCGCAGCAGGCAGAAGAGCTAGAACAGCAGCGCGATTATTTGCAAGATGCGAACGAGTCAATTTCCAAGAAGAACGATATGATCACCGCAAGCATCAATTACGCCCAGCGCATCCAACAGGCTATTTTGCCGATGGAAGAGGAACTGTCTGGTCAGTTTGATGACCACTTCGTACTTTTCCGTCCAAGGGACGTGGTTTCTGGTGATTTTTATTGGATGCACGAAAGTGAGGAAGCAACCTTTATTGCAGTGGTTGATTGTACAGGTCATGGGGTACCAGGAGCGTTCATGAGCATGATCGGCAGTTCGCTTCTTAACAGGATTGTAGGTGAGATGAAAATTACCGACCCAGCTAATATTCTTAAAGTACTTCACAAAAATGTGGTGAAAGCTTTGAGGCAAGAAGCTACTTATAACAGAGACGGTATGGATATGGCATTGTGTGCTATTTATAAAGGTGGTGCAAAAGGAAAAGTAGTATTTGCAGGAGCTAAAAGCTCTTTGTTTGTACAGCAACCAACTAAGGAGTCGGTAGATGAGTATATAAGTAGCAGGATGTCAGTTGGTGGAAGTAAAGCTGAAAAGTTATCATTTGAATCTGAGGAGTTTATGTTTGACCAAGGAACAGTCCTTTATTTAACTACTGACGGATATATAGATCAGCACCGGGCTTCGGATAGAAGGAGATTAGGTAGGAAAAGGCTTAGAGAGCAACTTGAAAAAGTGAAAGGGAAAAACTTGGTTTGTCAAAAAGAACTCCTCGAGAATTATTTAATTGAATATATGGGAGATGAGCCACAGCGTGATGATATAGCTCTTATAGGTATTAGACTTTAA
- a CDS encoding two-component regulator propeller domain-containing protein — MDNGLAKNHVDGFVEDARGYMWIYGEGSVNRYDGYSTVHYSYDPNDSTSFYGYPYDACVDKAGTLWFLTSSALLKYNEPTDDFTRIVSYKSLEGENIDLREFNNIEVDSDGNLIASKGGKRIVHVDTKTLLSEESSVPVPQEIEEKQGNESKAIFIDKEGVLWYNLANSSYLVMSVKGEPAVLLDYKSLGFGEVGLNKILDDYTGENLILIPNANLSFFFLFNKKERTFRKVRHTWKNTTYVNKFLAGAVSYDENTILVGYVENLGIRSVNLKTGEIKEFKNDINYPNSLSNNNIVSMYRSSDGLIWIGTHYEGVNILDPNLKPFRLYKKQGFDLENSLSYNMVTSYLEGKDGSIWIGTFKGLNKFDPRREKFEHFVHSPTKGSLSSDDVLSLAETEDGTIWVATWNGGLNKFNPKTGKFKTYMMNQDNPESLVCNHVMQVAVSADDKIWVGYNWCGETGIAFSLFDPVTEEFEHFSYSREEGVPLTDGLNVLYADSYNNLWVGAQKGSGLYVFKYEIDKGQFKHFILPKDTYFDSFAVDCFLEEGEGKMWMGTRGGGLLLFDEETETITRYNQYSHGFPSNEVKSIQKDKEGNLWMGTGNGLVRFNPASGDVTSFGVKDGMQSKGFDDGSLYSSTGEMYFGGVKGLNVFRPEEIKSNQNIPPVFITKFNLFNKEVTFKDEGSPLEEDISSLEHLTLTHEQNIFSLELTTLNYTNPEQNRYAYMLEGFEQDWNYIGEKRTATYTNLNAGEYVFKAKAANNDGLWNEEGLSLKITILPPWWETWWFRLIVGGLVIGGAFGFYRYRTFKLKEQKKLLERKVQERTSELQEANDEIQVQNEEMAQQAEELEQQRDYLQEANESISQKNEMITASINYAQRIQQAILPLEEELARQFSDHFVLFRPRDVVSGDFYWMHEGDGVTYIAVVDCTGHGVPGAFMSMIGSSLLNRIVGEMRVTDPKEILAHLHHNIVKALRQETSRNRDGMDMGLCAIYKNKGHQKVVFAGAKSFLFVQYPTAPLEVFESSRMSVGGSKTEKTSFRAEEFSFEEGTVLYLTTDGYIDQHRALDRRRLGRKRLKEQLEVVKGLALLDQKVYLEKYLDEYMGDEPQRDDIAMIGIKL; from the coding sequence ATGGATAATGGCTTGGCCAAGAACCATGTGGATGGCTTTGTGGAAGATGCCCGGGGGTATATGTGGATTTATGGCGAAGGTAGTGTGAATAGATACGATGGTTACAGTACAGTCCATTACTCTTACGACCCTAATGATTCTACAAGTTTTTACGGCTACCCCTATGATGCTTGTGTTGACAAGGCTGGGACGCTGTGGTTTCTTACCAGTTCTGCGCTTTTGAAGTACAATGAACCTACAGATGATTTTACTAGAATAGTAAGCTATAAGAGCCTTGAAGGGGAGAATATTGACCTAAGAGAGTTTAATAATATAGAAGTTGATAGCGACGGCAACTTGATTGCCAGCAAGGGTGGGAAAAGAATAGTACATGTAGATACAAAGACGTTATTATCGGAAGAGAGCTCTGTGCCTGTACCACAAGAAATTGAAGAAAAACAAGGCAATGAGAGCAAGGCGATCTTTATAGACAAAGAAGGGGTTTTATGGTATAATTTGGCTAATAGTTCATATTTGGTGATGAGCGTAAAGGGAGAGCCTGCGGTACTTTTGGATTATAAAAGCCTTGGTTTTGGAGAGGTGGGTCTTAATAAAATCCTTGATGATTATACAGGCGAAAATCTAATATTGATTCCTAATGCAAACCTCTCTTTTTTCTTTCTATTCAATAAAAAAGAGAGAACCTTCAGGAAGGTTAGGCATACTTGGAAAAATACTACTTATGTAAATAAGTTTCTTGCCGGAGCTGTTTCTTACGATGAAAATACAATACTGGTTGGGTATGTGGAAAATCTAGGAATAAGGTCTGTTAACCTAAAGACTGGTGAAATCAAAGAGTTTAAAAATGATATAAACTACCCCAATAGCCTTTCAAACAATAATATAGTGAGTATGTATCGGTCTTCTGATGGGCTTATATGGATTGGGACCCATTATGAAGGGGTCAATATATTAGACCCGAATTTGAAGCCATTTAGGTTGTACAAAAAACAAGGGTTTGATTTAGAAAACAGCTTGAGCTACAATATGGTTACGTCCTACTTGGAGGGGAAAGATGGTAGTATTTGGATAGGTACATTCAAAGGATTGAACAAATTTGATCCTAGAAGAGAGAAGTTTGAGCATTTTGTACACAGCCCTACCAAAGGAAGTCTCTCATCAGATGATGTATTGTCATTGGCAGAAACGGAAGATGGGACAATTTGGGTAGCGACATGGAATGGCGGGCTCAATAAGTTTAACCCTAAAACGGGTAAATTTAAGACCTATATGATGAACCAAGATAATCCCGAATCATTAGTTTGTAACCATGTAATGCAAGTAGCTGTGAGTGCAGATGATAAGATTTGGGTAGGATACAACTGGTGCGGAGAGACTGGGATTGCATTTTCATTGTTCGATCCTGTAACCGAAGAGTTTGAGCATTTTTCTTATTCGAGAGAGGAAGGTGTTCCATTGACCGATGGGCTAAATGTACTTTATGCAGATTCGTACAACAACTTATGGGTGGGTGCCCAAAAAGGATCGGGTTTATATGTGTTTAAATATGAAATAGATAAGGGGCAGTTTAAGCATTTTATTTTACCAAAGGATACGTACTTCGATAGCTTTGCAGTGGACTGTTTTTTAGAAGAGGGAGAGGGCAAAATGTGGATGGGTACACGAGGGGGAGGGCTTCTTTTGTTTGATGAGGAAACAGAAACGATAACACGCTATAATCAATATAGTCATGGTTTTCCAAGTAACGAGGTTAAGTCTATTCAAAAGGATAAAGAAGGCAACCTTTGGATGGGAACTGGAAATGGGTTGGTTAGGTTTAATCCGGCTTCGGGTGATGTAACAAGCTTTGGGGTGAAAGATGGGATGCAGAGTAAAGGGTTTGACGATGGGTCTTTGTATTCGAGTACGGGAGAAATGTATTTTGGGGGTGTGAAAGGGCTGAATGTTTTTCGTCCAGAAGAAATAAAATCAAACCAAAATATACCTCCAGTATTTATCACAAAATTTAATTTGTTCAATAAAGAGGTTACTTTCAAAGATGAGGGGTCTCCTCTAGAGGAAGATATTAGTAGCCTAGAGCACCTAACGCTTACCCATGAGCAAAATATATTCAGTTTGGAGCTTACTACGCTCAATTACACCAACCCTGAGCAAAACCGGTATGCCTACATGTTGGAAGGGTTTGAGCAAGATTGGAATTATATAGGTGAAAAAAGAACAGCAACTTATACCAATCTAAATGCAGGTGAATATGTTTTTAAGGCAAAAGCTGCTAATAATGATGGTTTGTGGAATGAAGAGGGTCTTTCTTTGAAAATAACGATCCTGCCCCCTTGGTGGGAAACTTGGTGGTTTAGGCTGATAGTAGGGGGGCTAGTGATAGGTGGGGCTTTTGGGTTCTATAGATACAGGACTTTTAAGCTAAAGGAGCAGAAAAAGCTTTTGGAGAGAAAAGTACAAGAGCGAACTTCGGAACTGCAAGAAGCCAATGACGAAATTCAGGTACAAAATGAAGAGATGGCCCAACAGGCAGAGGAGCTAGAACAGCAACGGGATTATTTGCAGGAGGCCAACGAGTCGATTTCCCAAAAGAATGAGATGATCACAGCGAGCATCAACTATGCCCAGCGTATCCAGCAGGCTATCTTGCCCTTGGAAGAAGAGCTTGCGCGCCAGTTCAGTGACCATTTTGTGCTTTTTCGTCCGCGGGATGTTGTCTCTGGAGATTTTTATTGGATGCACGAAGGGGACGGGGTGACTTATATTGCCGTAGTAGATTGTACAGGGCATGGTGTGCCAGGTGCTTTTATGAGTATGATAGGTAGTTCCTTGCTCAATAGGATAGTTGGTGAGATGAGAGTTACAGACCCTAAAGAAATCCTTGCTCACCTCCACCACAACATAGTGAAGGCATTACGCCAAGAGACGAGTAGAAACCGAGATGGCATGGACATGGGGCTCTGCGCCATCTATAAAAACAAGGGGCATCAAAAGGTAGTGTTTGCCGGTGCGAAGAGCTTTCTGTTTGTACAGTACCCTACCGCCCCGCTGGAGGTGTTTGAGAGCAGTCGTATGTCGGTAGGTGGAAGCAAGACCGAAAAGACCAGCTTCAGGGCAGAGGAGTTTTCTTTTGAGGAAGGAACGGTGCTTTATCTTACCACAGATGGTTACATAGACCAGCATCGGGCTTTGGACAGGAGGAGGCTTGGCAGGAAGCGCCTTAAGGAGCAGTTAGAGGTAGTCAAAGGTTTGGCCTTGCTAGACCAAAAGGTATACTTGGAAAAGTACTTGGATGAGTATATGGGAGATGAACCACAGCGGGACGACATCGCTATGATTGGAATAAAATTGTAA